One Mya arenaria isolate MELC-2E11 chromosome 7, ASM2691426v1 genomic window carries:
- the LOC128241931 gene encoding complement C1q-like protein 3: protein MLFGVAVVVLALGFHVIFAEEPQSLSRFDYDEKMLLKLLRIEDKLEHIEQFIEDMKSVEPANLKTTVEQIQMEMNVLKGHIATAAEHSNKTESLLNDFQEKNSMINASIGLLKTQMNAERGPTIAFFVRNPTYESGKVIFSSEILNDGNAFTPGTGEFLAPQPGLYYFSFHLLAGSSNTRSYCHLYKNGDSLNVYAYADGTTSSYDSGSMSAFITLKKGDVFHVGGCGGNPSISFDGSTTLTGALIKVDPV from the exons ATGTTGTTTGGCGTTGCAGTGGTGGTGCTTGCTTTAGGTTTCCATGTTATATTTGCTGAGGAACCGCAGAGTTTATCCAGATTTGATTATGACGAAAAGATGCTACTGAAGTTGCTTCGCATAGAAGATAAGCTTGAGCACATTGAACAATTTATTGAAGACATGAAATCAGTCGAGCctgcaaatttaaaaacaacggTTGAGCAGATTCAAATGGAGATGAACGTGTTAAAAGGTCACATCGCAACCGCAGCGGAACATAGCAATAAGACGGAGTCTCTTTTAAATGACTTTCAGGAAAAAAATTCAATGATTAATGCATCGATCGGCCTGTTAAAGACGCAAATGAATGCGGAGAGGG GTCCAACTATCGCCTTTTTCGTAAGGAATCCAACATACGAATCAGGCAAAGTTATCTTCAGTAGTGAAATATTAAACGACGGAAATGCTTTTACACCTGGGACTGGTGAGTTTTTGGCACCACAGCCGGGCCTCTACTATTTTAGCTTCCATCTGTTGGCAGGTTCATCAAACACACGTTCGTATTGTCATTTGTACAAGAATGGTGACAGTCTTAATGTATATGCATACGCAGATGGCACAACTTCTTCCTATGACAGTGGCAGTATGTCGGCGTTTATCACCCTGAAAAAGGGGGATGTTTTCCATGTTGGGGGTTGCGGGGGAAATCCAAGTATATCATTCGATGGTAGTACAACATTGACGGGCGCCTTGATTAAAGTTGACCCCGTTTAG